The nucleotide window ACCCTGAGGTGGTAGCAGAATTGAGCGGGATTCTACGTGCCTGGGAGCACGAGTTGCATGTCCAAGGCGCCCTCTCTGTACCGCAGGATGCCGACTCCATGCAGTTGGACCCTTTGCTTGCGGCTCGCCTCCGTTCTCTTGGCTACCTGGATTGAATTATCCGCTGTGCGTGGACTCATGAAGCGAACGTTCGCTGATGGTGCGCCTCTACGCCTCATCCTGTTCAACATAGGCGCCCTTTTTTCTGGCACAGCAAGCGCCCGTTTCTTATCCGTCATCGCTACCGTATTGGTGACGCGGGCCGTAGGACCTGAGCAGTACGGTTCCTATGCATCTGTCTTTGCAGTGGCTCGTATTGCCTCAGTGTTTTTTTCCCTAGGGTTAGATGGTTGGCTTCTGCAACAGGGCGCTTCAGCAGATGGAGAGAAGAACGCTCTCCCGCAGCGCTTGACCACTTCCCTAGTCATCCAAACGGGTCTTGGTCTGATATGGCTTATCTTGTTGGCTGTATTCGATGGCATGTGGGGAAACCATTGGTTTCCGCCCCGGTTGCTCCTGGTTGGCGCCATCGCGATCTTTTTTGAGGAGTTGACATACACAGGCTGGACCGCTTTCAAAGTGACGCTTGACAACCGGATGACATTCATCCTCATGCTCGCGTTTCAAGCCAGCCAGCTGTTCTTATTCGGAGCCTTGTATGCATCACATGTGACAGATGTCTACCTATATATGATCGCACGCGACCTTGTCTCAGCTGGTGGAGCAGCTATGGCTCTTGTCGTTGTCTGGCGACGAATAGGCTTTATGTTCGTGCCTCAAGAGGTTGGAAGAACCCTCCGTGCCACGGTTCCTTATGCATTGTCCATGGTTCTAGCCCTAGTTTACGGGCGTGCTGATATCACGATTGCCGGGATGCGTCTTGGACCTGCCTCTGCCGGATTCTATGCGCCCGCTGTCACACTTGTGATGGCCCTATCTCTCATCCCAGGCGCGATTTATGGCGTGATGTTGCCCTGGACAAGTCGCACCTATCGCGTCACGCCGACAAAGCTCCCCGTCATCGCCCGAAATCTCTTCATCTGGAGCGCTCTACTCGGCATTTTTCTCGCTTTGGTGCTCTTTTTCATCGCCGATCCTTTGGTGCTCTTCCTGTATGGTGAGCAATTCGCTGCTTCGAGCGCGCTGCTACGCATCCTGAGTGGTGTAATTGCACTGCGGACATTGAACTTTTCCGTTGCTGCGATCATTGTCGCTATTGGACTGCAGGGCCGTCGAGTCACGGCACAAGCAGTTGCCGCGCTGTTCAATGTAACTGCCAACTTGCTTTTCATTGACGTATTCGGCCTGCCCGGCGTCGCGATTATCTATTGCGCTTCAGAGTTGATTTTGTTGCTCGGCTATGCATCCATTTGGTATGCATTCATGCGTCTCCAGACATTCACGAGTGGTGACAATGCACCCTAATATCGGGCTGTTGGAAAAGTGAGACGAATCCCGTGGGAGAATCGATGAAGAAGATAGCGCCGGTGAAAATTCTGGTCATTCATGTCCATTCTTCACGCAATGCCGGAGACGCTGCGTTGCTTGCGGCAACCCTTGATCAACTTTACGCTCGCTTCCCTGGTGCTGTCATTACCCTCGCAATGAACGAACCGGCGAGTTTTTCAGGACGTGAACGAGCCATTGGATCGTTTACATGGTGGTTCAAGACGGTAGTAGAGGGACGCTCTGTCTGGCGTAAAGCCATGCTTCTCAAACTTCCTTTTCTTTTCTTGGCGTCCGCTGTTTACGCCCTCGCTACGCGATGGGGAACTGGACGTTTCAGACTTATCAGTCAGGAATGTCAGCAACTATTGGACGCCTACGCCGAGGCTGATTTGATTGTCAGTTGTCCAGGCAACTACTTTTACAGTAGCGGAAAACTAGGGCTGCCCTTTCTGTTCACGTTGTGGAGTTTGGGGTACGCCTTGATGATGGGGAAACCAACCTATTCCATGCCTCAGACCGTTGGCCCTTTGTGGAGGCGGAGGGATCGGTGGCTAGTCGCCCGGTTCTTCCGCGGATACCGGCTGCTGTTTTTGCGGGATCCTCGCAGCGCCCGTCTTTTGCGGAGCCTTGGGCTTCGGGTGCAGAACGAACAAGTCACACCCGATATGGCCTTTGCCCTCCAGGGGATTCCTCATCAAGCGGCGGAGCGCCTGCTTGCCGAACGAGGAATCTCATTAAACCAGCCTTTACTCGGCGTAACAGCGATGGATTGGGGGCTCCAGAACAGCCGTTTTGGAAGACAACCGGAATACGAGGCAGCGATCGCGGGGGCTGTGCGTTGGTTTATCACGCATTATGACGGCGCGGCCGTGTTTTTTGCCCAAGTCCACGGCCCATCAAACGCGGAAGACGACCGCAAGGTTGTAGCCCGAATCAGCAAGCAGCTATCAGATATTCAGGACCGCGTGTTTCTCGTCACTGACATCGGCGAGCCTTGGACTCTTCAATCTCTCTATGGCTGCATGGACATCTTCCTGGGGACGCGACTCCATTCTTGTATTTTTGCAATGACCGCGGGGACGCCTGCTCTTGCCATTGCCTATCAGTCGAAGACGTGGGGAATCTATGAATCCCTTGGCCTCGATAAATACGTCATCGACATCGATGATGTGACCGAGTTGCAACTCATCAGGAAATTGGATCGGCTCTGGGCCGAAAGAACGCGGGTGCGCTCTCATTTGCATGAACAGATCAAGGTGATTCAGGCCCAAATTACTGCGATCGGCGCCCGCATTGCGCGAGATTTCCATCAACTCCGAGGTGTGAACTCCATTACCAGATATGGACATTGACACAACACAGATTGATGAACGGAATTCGGTGCTTCAGATCATCGCCGGTTTCGCCGTCGAGAGCCCGCTTGGTGGCATTGAGCGATTCGGCATCGAATTGGCGCGCCAGCTGTATCAACGGAAACGGTTCCAGCCTGTGCTTCTAGGGCTCTGGGATTGGGGGACTAGGTACGATAGCGAATGGCAGCGCCGACTCCTCGATGAAGGGATGCCAACCCTGATAGGCGCCCCCTGGCGCGATCGATCCCCCTATCTTGCGTTCGTGCACTCCCTTCGCCGTCTTGCAGACGAACTCGATGGACGTCGCATCGGCATTATTCACAGCCACAGCCAGTTTGGAGATGTGGCTGCTTTGCTCTTGCGTCACAAAGTGCAGGCTCGCGCCCTGGTTCGGACAGTTCACAACGAACGGGAATGGCCTAAGCGGCCCTTTCGTCGGCTGTTCTTGACCAATGGACTCTTTCCATTTGTCTTTGATGCCGAAGTCGGCGTCGCACAGCAGGTTACGGACAACCTGAACCGGCGACCTATGGCGCGTCTACGCAAAAAGAAGGCGGAGTGCATCTACAATGCCTTGGACTTTCGGCGTTTTTCCCGCTCTCCGGGGGACAAAACTACGGCGCGCCGACGCCTTCAAACGCCCTCTGACGCAGTTGTAATCGGTACAGTGGGACGTCTGACAGCTCAGAAGGGATATGATGTTCTGCTTCAGGCCTTTTCGTCGGTGCAAAAAGACTACCCCAATGCCTATTTGGTGCTTGTCGGGGCAGGTGAGCTACAGACGTCCCTGCATATCTATGCACAGCATCTCGGAATCGACAGACGCACTGTGTTTACAGGCGCCATGAGCCAGATTGAGGCGGTCTACCCTGCGTTTGACGTGTTCGTCTCCTCGTCTCTTTGGGAAGGGCTTCCGACTGTCATTCTCGAAGCCATGGCGGCGGGGATTCCTGTCGTGGCCACCGCTGTATCCGGGAGCAGTGAACTGGTTCAGCACGGGGTGACAGGGTATCTGGCTCAACCTGGCGATCCGACGTCCCTGGCTCACTACATTGTAGAAACCCTGCGCTATCCCGAGAAAGCAGCCAAGCTGGCTTCCTGCGCGCTGGCTGGAGTCCGCGAACGTTTTTCGATTCAGAATGTGGC belongs to Gammaproteobacteria bacterium and includes:
- a CDS encoding glycosyltransferase family 1 protein, which gives rise to MDIDTTQIDERNSVLQIIAGFAVESPLGGIERFGIELARQLYQRKRFQPVLLGLWDWGTRYDSEWQRRLLDEGMPTLIGAPWRDRSPYLAFVHSLRRLADELDGRRIGIIHSHSQFGDVAALLLRHKVQARALVRTVHNEREWPKRPFRRLFLTNGLFPFVFDAEVGVAQQVTDNLNRRPMARLRKKKAECIYNALDFRRFSRSPGDKTTARRRLQTPSDAVVIGTVGRLTAQKGYDVLLQAFSSVQKDYPNAYLVLVGAGELQTSLHIYAQHLGIDRRTVFTGAMSQIEAVYPAFDVFVSSSLWEGLPTVILEAMAAGIPVVATAVSGSSELVQHGVTGYLAQPGDPTSLAHYIVETLRYPEKAAKLASCALAGVRERFSIQNVAQQYEALYARVLQGK